The following proteins are co-located in the Bordetella bronchialis genome:
- the ruvX gene encoding Holliday junction resolvase RuvX, whose protein sequence is MPEQAPTAPGSPIADPASPGAVLAGVPGGPRRAGAEETLLAFDFGTKKIGIAIGNTLTRQATPMEIIHSEVRDVRFGRIAALLREWQPQRLIVGLALAADGGEQEATARCRRFANQLHGRFGLPVELVDERGSSMQAQALLGTNAPDDAAAAAVILQRYLDSLPA, encoded by the coding sequence ATGCCTGAGCAGGCGCCAACCGCGCCGGGTTCGCCCATTGCGGACCCGGCGTCCCCAGGCGCGGTGCTGGCGGGCGTGCCTGGTGGGCCGCGCCGCGCCGGGGCGGAGGAAACCCTGCTGGCATTCGACTTCGGCACCAAGAAAATCGGCATCGCCATCGGCAATACCCTGACGCGCCAGGCGACGCCGATGGAAATCATCCACAGCGAGGTCCGCGATGTGCGTTTCGGCCGCATCGCGGCCTTGCTGCGGGAATGGCAACCCCAGCGCCTGATCGTCGGCCTGGCCCTGGCCGCCGATGGCGGCGAACAGGAAGCCACCGCCCGCTGCCGCCGCTTCGCCAATCAATTGCACGGGCGTTTCGGGCTGCCGGTGGAGCTGGTGGATGAACGCGGCTCCAGCATGCAGGCCCAGGCGCTGCTGGGCACCAATGCCCCCGACGACGCGGCGGCGGCGGCCGTCATCCTGCAGCGGTATCTCGACAGCTTGCCGGCCTGA
- a CDS encoding YqgE/AlgH family protein: MSDDNNKPGGDDTPAVDFSNQFLVAMPNMVEGSLAGAVIYICEHTAKGALGLVINRPTDLTLGTLFERIDLNLEIAPVKETPVFFGGPVQTDRGFVLHAPPGDYTSSIKLGGLALTTSRDVLQAVADGNGPARMLVTLGYAGWGAGQLESEMARNAWLSVSADPDIIFDVPPEDRYPAALKLLGIDPIMLAGDAGHA; encoded by the coding sequence ATGAGCGACGACAACAACAAGCCGGGCGGCGACGACACGCCGGCGGTCGATTTTTCCAATCAATTCCTGGTCGCGATGCCCAATATGGTGGAAGGCAGCCTTGCGGGGGCCGTCATCTATATTTGCGAGCACACCGCCAAGGGCGCGCTGGGCCTGGTCATCAACCGTCCCACCGACCTGACGCTGGGCACCCTGTTCGAGCGCATCGATCTCAATCTGGAGATCGCGCCGGTCAAGGAAACGCCCGTCTTTTTTGGCGGACCGGTACAGACGGACCGCGGTTTCGTGCTGCATGCCCCGCCGGGGGACTATACGTCCAGCATCAAGCTGGGCGGCCTGGCCCTGACGACCTCGCGCGATGTGCTGCAGGCGGTGGCCGACGGCAATGGTCCCGCCCGCATGCTGGTCACGCTGGGCTATGCCGGCTGGGGCGCCGGCCAGCTGGAAAGCGAAATGGCGCGCAATGCCTGGCTCAGCGTATCGGCCGACCCGGACATCATCTTCGACGTGCCGCCGGAGGACCGCTATCCGGCCGCGCTCAAACTGTTGGGCATAGACCCCATCATGCTGGCCGGGGATGCCGGCCATGCCTGA
- a CDS encoding rubredoxin, producing MRTWMCLICGWVYDEEAGLPEEGIPPGTRWEDVPPNWVCPECGARKEDFELMEI from the coding sequence ATGCGAACTTGGATGTGTCTGATCTGTGGCTGGGTCTACGACGAAGAGGCCGGACTGCCGGAAGAAGGCATCCCGCCGGGCACGCGGTGGGAAGATGTGCCGCCGAATTGGGTCTGCCCGGAATGCGGCGCCCGCAAGGAAGATTTCGAGTTGATGGAGATCTGA
- the thiD gene encoding bifunctional hydroxymethylpyrimidine kinase/phosphomethylpyrimidine kinase has protein sequence MTSPTPPIVLIFGPFDPTGSDGLPADAVTCASLGCHGLAAVTALTVQDTAAVEEVQAVAPELLDDQARCVLEDMPVQAIKVGGLFTAEAASAVAQVAADYSHVPLVLHLGQRGPMPEDAAEQEDADDLLAATLELVLPQADVVVVEHARLAQWLADGAMDIGEASSPAHAMLGAGAKWVLVLGSPLRPGHYANVLIGPNGTTTNAPWQPPPERSGDTGGMLATALTAYLAHGMPVPQAVERALAHADAGIAASFLPGMGRRVVNRMRLQ, from the coding sequence GTGACTTCCCCGACTCCCCCCATCGTACTGATTTTCGGCCCCTTCGACCCCACGGGGTCGGATGGCCTTCCCGCGGACGCGGTGACCTGCGCCAGCCTGGGCTGCCACGGCCTGGCCGCCGTCACCGCGCTGACGGTGCAGGACACCGCCGCGGTCGAAGAGGTCCAGGCGGTCGCGCCCGAGCTCCTGGACGACCAGGCCCGGTGCGTGCTCGAGGACATGCCCGTGCAGGCGATCAAGGTCGGCGGCCTGTTCACCGCGGAAGCCGCCAGCGCCGTGGCCCAGGTGGCGGCGGACTACAGCCATGTCCCGCTGGTGCTGCACCTGGGGCAGCGCGGCCCCATGCCGGAAGACGCCGCGGAACAGGAAGACGCCGACGACCTGCTGGCCGCGACGCTGGAACTGGTCTTGCCTCAGGCGGATGTGGTGGTGGTGGAGCATGCACGGCTGGCTCAATGGCTGGCGGATGGCGCCATGGACATCGGGGAAGCCTCGTCGCCGGCCCATGCGATGCTGGGCGCCGGCGCCAAGTGGGTACTGGTACTCGGCAGTCCGCTGCGGCCCGGGCACTATGCCAATGTGCTGATCGGACCCAACGGCACGACGACCAACGCGCCCTGGCAGCCCCCTCCCGAACGCAGCGGCGACACCGGCGGCATGCTGGCCACGGCGCTGACCGCCTACCTGGCGCACGGCATGCCGGTGCCGCAGGCGGTGGAGCGCGCCCTGGCGCACGCCGATGCCGGCATCGCAGCAAGTTTCCTGCCCGGCATGGGCAGGCGGGTGGTCAACCGGATGCGCCTGCAATGA
- the thiE gene encoding thiamine phosphate synthase, producing MTALRFPRGLYGVTPEWDDTDRLLRAVRQAAAGGMRSLQLRRKDVPAATRREQALALARICRELGVVFLVNDHWELALEAGADGVHLGRDDGDLARVRAQAPDLVIGASCYDDIGRARDMLDAGADYIAFGAVFPSPTKPAAVRAPLDLFARARELAASRAAPRPAVVAIGGITPANAALVAQAGADAVAVITGLFEAADVGRAAMECTRPFLPPRADAPD from the coding sequence ATGACGGCGCTGCGCTTTCCCCGCGGCCTGTACGGCGTCACGCCGGAATGGGACGATACCGACCGCCTCTTGCGCGCGGTCAGGCAGGCGGCCGCCGGCGGCATGCGCTCGCTGCAGTTGCGCCGCAAGGACGTGCCGGCGGCGACCCGCCGCGAGCAGGCCCTCGCGCTAGCGCGGATCTGCCGCGAGCTGGGCGTGGTTTTCCTGGTCAACGACCACTGGGAGCTGGCGCTGGAGGCCGGCGCGGACGGCGTGCACCTGGGCCGCGACGACGGCGACCTGGCCCGCGTCCGCGCGCAGGCGCCGGACCTGGTCATCGGGGCGTCGTGCTACGACGACATCGGGCGGGCGCGCGACATGCTGGACGCGGGCGCCGACTACATCGCCTTCGGCGCCGTCTTTCCTTCCCCGACCAAACCGGCGGCGGTGCGCGCCCCGCTGGACCTGTTCGCGCGCGCCCGCGAACTGGCGGCCTCGCGGGCGGCGCCGCGGCCGGCGGTGGTGGCCATCGGCGGCATCACGCCCGCCAATGCCGCGCTGGTGGCGCAGGCCGGCGCCGATGCGGTCGCCGTGATCACGGGCCTGTTCGAAGCCGCCGATGTCGGCCGGGCGGCCATGGAATGCACGCGCCCCTTCCTGCCGCCGCGGGCGGACGCCCCCGACTGA
- the hemL gene encoding glutamate-1-semialdehyde 2,1-aminomutase — protein sequence MSSNAELFERASRSIPGGVNSPVRAFRSVGGTPRFIARGQGAYVWDAEGTRYVDYIGSWGPAILGHAHPDVVRAVQEAAVNGLSFGAPTQAEITLAETLIARMPSMEQVRLVSSGTEATMTAIRLARGATGRNKIVKFEGCYHGHADSLLVKAGSGLLTFGNPTSAGVPAEFVEHTLVLDYNDLDAVRQAFTRYGGDIACVIVEPVAGNMNLVRPRPGFLEGLRELCTQHGALLVFDEVMTGFRVGPQGVQGLTGIKPDLTTLAKVIGGGMPVGAFGGSREIMRHIAPLGAVYQAGTLSGNPVAVAAGLETLRLIGEPGFYDRLAATTRALVDGLRERAKAAGVPFSADAIGGMFGIYFSENIPTTLAEVSACDIEAFKRFFHAMLDHGVHFAPSAFEAGFVSAAHDDAAIAHTLDAAEKVFASL from the coding sequence ATGTCCAGCAACGCCGAACTTTTCGAACGAGCGAGCCGCAGCATTCCGGGCGGCGTCAATTCCCCCGTGCGCGCCTTCCGCTCCGTGGGTGGGACGCCCCGCTTTATCGCCCGCGGCCAGGGTGCCTATGTATGGGACGCGGAGGGCACGCGCTACGTGGACTACATCGGCTCCTGGGGACCCGCGATCCTGGGCCACGCGCATCCCGATGTGGTGCGCGCGGTGCAGGAAGCCGCGGTGAACGGCCTGTCCTTCGGCGCCCCCACCCAGGCGGAGATCACGCTCGCCGAAACGCTGATCGCGCGCATGCCTTCCATGGAGCAGGTGCGGCTGGTCAGCTCCGGCACGGAAGCCACCATGACGGCCATCCGGCTGGCGCGTGGCGCGACCGGGCGCAACAAGATCGTCAAGTTCGAAGGCTGCTATCACGGTCACGCCGACAGTCTGCTGGTCAAGGCCGGATCGGGCCTGCTGACCTTCGGCAACCCGACCTCGGCCGGCGTGCCGGCGGAGTTTGTCGAACACACCCTGGTACTGGACTACAACGACCTGGACGCCGTGCGCCAGGCCTTTACCCGTTATGGCGGCGATATCGCCTGTGTGATCGTCGAACCGGTGGCCGGCAACATGAACCTGGTACGGCCGCGCCCGGGCTTCCTGGAAGGCCTGCGCGAACTGTGCACGCAGCACGGCGCGCTGCTGGTTTTCGACGAAGTGATGACGGGATTCCGCGTGGGCCCGCAGGGCGTGCAGGGCCTGACGGGCATCAAGCCGGACCTGACCACGCTGGCCAAGGTGATAGGCGGCGGCATGCCGGTGGGCGCCTTCGGCGGCAGCCGCGAGATCATGCGGCATATCGCCCCGTTGGGCGCGGTGTACCAGGCCGGCACGTTGTCGGGCAATCCGGTGGCGGTCGCGGCGGGCCTGGAAACGCTGCGCCTGATCGGCGAACCCGGCTTCTACGACAGGCTGGCGGCCACGACCCGTGCACTGGTGGACGGCCTGCGCGAGCGGGCGAAAGCGGCTGGCGTACCGTTCAGCGCCGACGCCATCGGCGGCATGTTCGGCATTTATTTCAGCGAGAACATCCCCACGACGCTGGCCGAAGTCTCGGCCTGCGATATCGAGGCCTTCAAGCGCTTCTTCCACGCCATGCTGGACCACGGCGTGCATTTCGCGCCCTCTGCCTTCGAAGCCGGGTTCGTATCGGCCGCGCATGACGACGCCGCCATTGCACATACCCTGGACGCGGCCGAGAAAGTGTTCGCGTCGCTGTAG
- a CDS encoding RHS repeat-associated core domain-containing protein, whose amino-acid sequence MANVRPLGYGGEFQDPASATYPLGHGYRRFLPTLMRFNAPDDDSPFAEGGLNTYAYCAGDPVNRSDPGGHAPIGAMERAALDAARLAGVDMEDVHPAGLSGPLAVADGLQDQAVRHRVAARFQKAWRNWRQRMGGGRREDVQHIRSTLLPRMGATPVESLDQFQELIARGRVVIEAAGTVGTLREGHSTLYFSGHAYDMDLLAERGPEDRAIRQPLGYEAKLTVRRGRWPKRAYISRNKPLQILLDVGRYRAPIELAIEQGLTFVLDEKYSQHFDLALRQEGFTFSHLPYAYGWYYNCHTFVRGVLERMLDLAE is encoded by the coding sequence ATGGCAAACGTACGGCCGCTCGGCTATGGCGGCGAGTTCCAGGACCCGGCCAGCGCGACCTACCCGCTGGGCCACGGCTATCGGCGTTTCCTGCCCACGCTGATGCGCTTCAACGCGCCGGACGACGACAGCCCATTCGCCGAGGGCGGACTCAATACCTATGCGTATTGCGCGGGCGATCCGGTCAATCGTAGCGACCCCGGCGGGCATGCGCCCATAGGCGCGATGGAACGCGCTGCCCTGGATGCCGCCCGTCTCGCGGGCGTCGATATGGAAGACGTGCATCCCGCCGGCCTGTCCGGACCGTTGGCGGTGGCGGATGGGCTCCAAGATCAGGCCGTCCGGCATCGAGTTGCCGCACGGTTCCAGAAGGCATGGCGCAACTGGCGCCAACGCATGGGCGGCGGAAGAAGAGAGGACGTCCAGCACATACGCTCAACTTTGCTGCCAAGGATGGGGGCAACCCCCGTCGAATCGCTGGACCAATTCCAGGAGCTTATCGCTCGTGGCAGAGTTGTCATCGAGGCGGCCGGCACCGTGGGCACGCTTCGCGAGGGTCATTCAACGCTCTACTTTTCCGGCCATGCCTACGACATGGATCTCTTGGCGGAACGTGGTCCGGAGGACCGCGCCATCAGGCAACCGTTGGGCTACGAAGCGAAGTTGACCGTGCGGCGCGGCAGGTGGCCGAAAAGAGCCTATATCTCACGCAATAAACCCCTCCAAATCCTACTGGACGTAGGCCGCTACAGGGCGCCCATAGAACTCGCCATAGAACAGGGGCTGACCTTCGTACTGGATGAGAAGTACAGCCAGCACTTCGACCTGGCATTGCGACAGGAGGGATTTACCTTCTCGCATCTGCCTTATGCCTATGGCTGGTACTACAACTGCCATACCTTCGTCCGCGGCGTGCTGGAAAGAATGCTGGATCTGGCCGAGTGA
- a CDS encoding RHS repeat-associated core domain-containing protein: MGSPWALRYAGRLRDRITCAYALGNGYRYLLPALMRFNAPDDDSPFGSGGLNPRAYCADDPVNLTDPGGHAPIGAVQRFALDVARLAGVDIEGAHPAILARPLDTADIVREETVRNHAAARIQKAWRNWRQRMGGGRRQDVETIGLTLLPRMGARRVDSLDQFQAHVAAGRVIIEAAGIAGTLRDGHSSLYFADRVYDMDLALEPFFMGPKVRQQWGYSAKFTRRIDGIPQRSYIFTSKTIEAMLDKGIFKTQRQAAINLGLTFALDPKYSPHFERAFRQEALTFSHQPYGFGWYYNCHTFVRGVLERMLDLAD, from the coding sequence ATGGGAAGCCCATGGGCGCTCCGTTATGCCGGTCGGTTGCGTGACCGGATCACCTGCGCCTACGCCCTCGGCAACGGCTACCGCTACTTACTACCCGCACTGATGCGCTTCAACGCGCCGGATGACGACAGCCCCTTCGGATCGGGCGGGCTGAATCCCCGCGCGTATTGCGCGGACGATCCCGTCAATCTCACCGACCCCGGCGGGCATGCGCCGATAGGCGCGGTGCAACGCTTCGCTCTTGATGTGGCGCGACTGGCGGGGGTGGATATCGAGGGCGCGCATCCGGCAATTCTGGCGAGGCCACTGGACACGGCGGATATCGTTCGGGAAGAGACCGTCCGGAATCATGCCGCGGCGCGAATCCAGAAGGCATGGCGCAATTGGCGCCAGCGTATGGGCGGCGGAAGAAGACAAGACGTCGAAACGATAGGCTTAACCTTGCTGCCCAGGATGGGGGCGAGGCGCGTGGACTCCCTCGACCAGTTCCAGGCACATGTCGCCGCGGGCAGGGTCATCATTGAAGCGGCAGGCATCGCGGGTACCCTACGTGACGGTCACTCATCGCTTTACTTTGCCGACCGCGTCTACGATATGGATCTCGCGTTGGAACCATTTTTTATGGGACCCAAGGTCAGGCAACAATGGGGCTACAGTGCAAAGTTCACCAGGCGAATCGACGGGATCCCGCAGAGGAGCTATATCTTTACCAGCAAAACCATCGAGGCCATGCTGGACAAGGGCATCTTCAAAACGCAAAGGCAAGCGGCCATAAACCTGGGGCTGACTTTTGCACTGGATCCGAAGTACAGCCCGCACTTCGAGCGCGCGTTCCGGCAGGAGGCTTTGACCTTCTCGCACCAGCCTTATGGATTTGGCTGGTATTACAACTGCCATACCTTCGTCCGTGGCGTGCTGGAAAGGATGCTGGATCTAGCCGACTGA
- a CDS encoding RidA family protein, translating into MQILQPPDWLPPRGYSNGMLTELQPGSRLVFIGGQIGWNGEQRFESDDFADQTRQALANIVAVLAQGGGRPEHITRLTWYVTDRDEYVAAYPQIGVHYRDIIGRHFPAMTAVQVAALVEPRAKVEIEATAVIPASVG; encoded by the coding sequence ATGCAAATACTGCAACCGCCCGACTGGCTGCCGCCGCGCGGATATTCCAACGGCATGCTGACGGAGCTGCAGCCGGGCAGCCGGCTGGTATTCATCGGCGGCCAGATCGGCTGGAACGGCGAACAGCGCTTCGAGAGCGACGATTTCGCCGACCAGACCCGCCAGGCGCTGGCCAATATCGTCGCCGTGCTGGCCCAGGGCGGCGGCCGCCCCGAGCACATCACGCGCCTGACCTGGTACGTGACCGACCGCGATGAATACGTGGCGGCGTACCCCCAGATCGGCGTGCATTACCGCGACATCATCGGCCGCCATTTCCCCGCCATGACCGCGGTGCAGGTCGCGGCCTTGGTCGAGCCGCGCGCCAAGGTGGAAATCGAAGCCACCGCCGTCATACCGGCATCAGTCGGCTAG
- a CDS encoding AMP-binding protein, with the protein MQATIDTAPRATAHVDTFARDNLPPAQEWPELLLDGPDTAYPARLNCAVELVDAAVARGQGDRVALRWPAADGGQAAMTYAELAALTDRIARVLVEDMGLVPGNRVLLRGPNNPMMAASWLGAIKAGMVTVPTMPLLRAKELKQIIDKARVSAMLCDVRLKDEAMPCMQPGHEYHSPDLRRIVYFNDTAPDSLDSLARGKPAGFTACDTAADDVCLIAFTSGTTGKPKGCMHFHRDVLAMCDLFPRHVIRPAPDDIFCGTPPLAFTFGLGGLLCFPLRIGACALLAEKLTPDGLLKLIQDFRATIVFTAPTFYRQMAGLAARYDLASLRKSVSAGEALPDATRQLWKQATGIEMIDGIGGTEMIHVFVSSPEHEVRHGAIGKVVPGYIAQVVDEDMRPVPVGQPGRLAVKGPTGCRYLADPRQREFVRQGWNLPGDTFVQDADGYFFYQARNDDMIVSAGYNIAGPEVEDALLRHPAVAECGVVGAPDDERGQIVKAYVVLKPGVKGDAVLAADMQEFVKAAIAPYKYPRQIDFVDALPRTETGKLQRFLLRQQARRQAS; encoded by the coding sequence ATGCAAGCAACCATCGATACGGCGCCGCGCGCCACGGCACACGTCGATACTTTCGCGCGGGACAATCTGCCGCCCGCGCAGGAATGGCCGGAACTGCTGCTGGATGGCCCGGATACCGCCTATCCGGCGCGCCTGAACTGCGCGGTGGAGCTGGTCGACGCCGCCGTCGCGCGCGGCCAGGGCGACCGCGTCGCGCTGCGGTGGCCGGCGGCCGATGGCGGCCAGGCCGCCATGACCTACGCGGAACTGGCGGCGCTGACCGACCGCATCGCCCGCGTCCTGGTCGAGGACATGGGGCTGGTGCCGGGCAACCGCGTGCTGCTGCGCGGCCCGAACAATCCCATGATGGCCGCCTCCTGGCTGGGCGCGATCAAGGCGGGCATGGTCACCGTGCCCACCATGCCGCTGCTGCGCGCCAAGGAACTGAAGCAGATCATCGACAAGGCGCGCGTCAGCGCCATGCTGTGCGATGTCCGGCTGAAGGACGAGGCGATGCCCTGCATGCAGCCCGGGCACGAGTACCATAGCCCGGACCTGCGGCGCATCGTCTATTTCAACGATACGGCGCCGGACAGCCTGGATAGCCTGGCGCGCGGCAAGCCGGCGGGCTTTACCGCCTGCGATACCGCCGCCGACGATGTCTGCCTGATCGCCTTCACCAGCGGCACCACCGGCAAGCCCAAGGGCTGCATGCACTTTCACCGCGATGTGCTGGCGATGTGCGACCTGTTCCCGCGCCATGTCATCCGCCCGGCGCCGGACGATATCTTCTGCGGCACGCCGCCGCTGGCCTTTACCTTCGGGCTGGGCGGCCTGCTGTGCTTTCCGCTGCGCATCGGCGCCTGCGCGCTGCTTGCCGAGAAACTGACGCCCGACGGCCTGCTCAAGCTGATCCAGGACTTCCGTGCCACCATCGTATTCACCGCGCCCACTTTCTATCGCCAGATGGCGGGCCTGGCCGCCCGCTATGACCTGGCCTCGCTGCGGAAAAGCGTCTCGGCCGGCGAGGCCCTGCCCGACGCCACGCGACAGCTATGGAAGCAGGCGACCGGGATAGAGATGATAGATGGCATCGGCGGCACGGAGATGATCCACGTGTTCGTGTCGAGCCCGGAGCACGAAGTCCGCCACGGCGCCATCGGCAAGGTGGTGCCCGGCTATATCGCGCAGGTGGTGGACGAGGACATGCGTCCCGTGCCGGTCGGCCAACCGGGCCGGCTGGCGGTCAAGGGCCCGACCGGCTGCCGCTACCTGGCCGATCCGCGCCAGCGCGAGTTCGTGCGTCAGGGTTGGAACCTGCCGGGCGACACCTTCGTGCAGGACGCCGATGGTTATTTCTTCTACCAGGCCCGCAACGACGACATGATCGTCTCGGCCGGCTACAACATCGCCGGTCCCGAGGTCGAGGACGCCCTGCTGCGCCATCCCGCGGTGGCGGAATGCGGCGTGGTCGGCGCGCCGGACGACGAGCGCGGACAGATCGTCAAGGCCTATGTCGTGCTCAAGCCGGGCGTGAAGGGCGACGCCGTTCTGGCGGCGGACATGCAGGAGTTCGTCAAGGCCGCCATCGCCCCCTACAAGTACCCGCGGCAGATCGACTTCGTCGATGCCCTGCCGCGCACCGAAACCGGCAAGCTGCAGCGTTTCCTGCTGCGCCAGCAGGCGCGCCGGCAGGCGTCGTGA